A region from the Acyrthosiphon pisum isolate AL4f chromosome A1, pea_aphid_22Mar2018_4r6ur, whole genome shotgun sequence genome encodes:
- the LOC100163282 gene encoding hexosaminidase D, translated as MDRTLWKNSITSYAGWFTNSLRRRRSILFGLILSILLFVVCVQYNASNDIGIQNIQNTLVMSESDADEQPLNKHQPPAPISGTVRKMKKEEDVNFIEELQEPARKSRRIQINEPQQSLPYVPPQRLVHIDFKGAPPKLSYLQKLFPLIKRFGGTGLLLEWEDMFPWSGSLSPIAAGNAYSKAEIREILKMAALNGLEVIPLIQTFGHVEFALKLPDFAHLREVQESPQALCPSYNASMKFVEQMVDQILEIHGNVNYLHIGCDEVFHMGECFRCRAKAREDLFLSHVKQVATYVRTKSPNTIPIIWDDMLRHLPVATMQLYDIGKLVEPMVWVYAEDVYRFVMQSVWEKYQIVFPNAWTASAFKGAFGETLYIPNVKRHLENNLNWLQLMSNENSRFTGGFKGIVITGWQRYDHFAVLCEVLPSSIPSMVVNLLATTNGYMNQSLQTDLNEGLNCGIFGHNNEYDGDFLNLNNDPHLWDQFSRCTFPGNTFFRLLYRLHTIEIDYNDFILVTTKNRGWMTSYNVEHEFSSPLRVDELMNDHSRIYRSLLSMVRPFQESMTGIFDKYTISEWIEQRVYPMIKELEKIHNEARDLKAKKTWPKRPLPMLKELLRIGVTERELSTPSNEGT; from the exons AACTTTATGGAAGAATTCAATAACTTCATACGCCGGGTGGTTTACTAACTCATTACGCCGACGAAGATCCATATTATTTGGACTTATACTCAGCATTCTTCTTTTTGTAGTATGTGTACAATACAACGCGTCTAATGATATAGGTATCCAAAACATCCAAAACACCTTAGTAATGTCTGAGTCTGATGCTGATGAACAACCCTTGAATAAACATCAACCACCAGCGCCAATTTCGGGTACGgttagaaaaatgaaaaaagaagaAGATGTTAATTTCATTGAAGAACTGCAGGAGCCAGCCCGTAAAAGTCGCCGGATACAAATCAATGAACCGCAACAATCACTACCGTATGTGCCTCCCCAACGATTAGTGCATATCGATTTCAAAGGAGCGCCGCCCAAGCTGAGTTACCTTCAAAAACTTTTCCCTTTGATAAAAAGATTCGGTGGTACTGGTCTTTTGCTCGAATGGGAGGACATGTTTCCTTGGAGTGGAAGTCTATCTCCAATAGCTGCCGGAAACGCGTATTCAAAAGCAGAAATtagagaaatattaaaaatggccGCGTTGAACGGACTGGAAGTAATCCCGCTAATACAAACGTTTGGTCACGTGGAGTTTGCATTGAAACTACCGGATTTCGCCCACCTGAGAGAAGTTCAAGAGTCACCACAAGCACTCTGCCCATCGTACAACGCTTCGATGAAGTTTGTCGAACAAATGGTCGACCAA ATCCTCGAGATTCACGGAAATGTTAACTACTTGCATATTGGCTGTGACGAAGTGTTCCACATGGGAGAATGTTTCAGGTGCAGGGCGAAAGCCAGAGAAGATTTGTTCTTGTCACATGTCAAGCAAGTAGCTACCTATGTACGCACAAAATCCCCCAATACGATTCCTATTATATGGGATGACATGCTGAGACATTTACCGGTAGCCACAATGCAACTATACGACATTGGGAAATTAGTGGAGCCGATG GTGTGGGTGTACGCTGAGGACGTGTATAGATTTGTGATGCAAAGTGTTTGGGAAAAGTATCAAATAGTATTCCCGAATGCGTGGACAGCTAGCGCTTTCAAAGGGGCATTTGGAGAAACTCTATACATTCCAAACGTTAAGAgacatttagaaaacaatttaaattggtTACAATTGATGTCCAACGAAAATAGTCGGTTTACGGGTGGTTTCAAAGGAATCGTCATAACTGGTTGGCagag ATATGATCATTTTGCTGTCCTATGCGAGGTCCTACCGTCATCCATACCATCGATGGTCGTTAATCTTTTGGCAACTACAAATGGCTACATGAACCAGTCGCTGCAAACCGATTTGAACGAAGGACTCAACTGTGGTATTTTTGGCCACAACAACGAATATGACGGAGATTTCTTAAACTTAAATAACGATCCTCATCTTTGGGATCAGTTTTCGAGATGCACATTTCCCGGGAATACATTTTtcag gttGCTGTATAGATTACACACAATTGAAATAGactacaatgattttatattggtGACCACAAAGAATCGTGGATGGATGACTAGCTACAACGTAGAACATGAATTTTCATCTCCACTTCGTGTCGACGAACTCATGAATGATCATTCACGTATATACCGATCACTTTTATCGATGGTTAGACCTTTTCAGGAATCCATGACTGGGATCTTTGATAAATATACCATATCAGAATGGATAGAACAAAGAGTTTATCCAATGATTAAAGAACTGGAAAAAATACACAATGAAGCACGTGACTTAAAAGCAAAAAAGACATGGCCTAAAAGACCACTTCCTATGTTGAAAGAATTATTAAGGATTGGAGTTACTGAACGTGAACTTTCTACACCATCCAACGAAGGAacgtaa
- the LOC100165354 gene encoding PDGF- and VEGF-related factor 1-like precursor (The RefSeq protein has 1 substitution, 1 frameshift compared to this genomic sequence) produces the protein MFACTAAVVCSTLFATVAARRGQTVAQARSTTAADWREDVVDATGGSTLSLGTVTSGGGSSCCNGPYTTDHLPSYTTDHLPSYNTVAGPREIPLNLILELNQLKNVSEFFSKYMPDTNTNEAQNLFATTGFQSRTELNVERKATLTPKPAGCSVESQTVSLKDTDDQSLYYYPTCTRVNRCGGCCAHDLLGCQPTKVETLNFEVLVSQYNDNGKLQFKGRKTVSIDQHLKCKCGCVVKPENCTPLQTYYPNECRCTCSNEEDREKCNKEYDLKLWNPATCTCQCREIKECTSGFAFDYNTCGCEALRIRIKNPGYEFNKNTYSLGGT, from the exons ATGTTCGCCTGCACCGCCGCTGTCGTCTGTAGCACGCTGTTCGCCACTGTCGCGGCCAGGCGCGGCCAGACCGTCGCGCAGGCCCGTTCGACGACGGCCGCGGATTGGCGCGAAGACGTCGTCGACGCGACCGGCGGCTCTACGCTTTCGCTCGGCACCGTCACTTCGGGCGGCGGTTCTTCGTGCTGCAACGGGCCATACACCACCGACCACCTACCGTCGTATACCACCGACCACCTACCATCGTACAACACCGTCGCAGGTCCTCGTGaa ATCCCCTTGAATCTCATATTGGAACTGAATCAACTGAAGAATGTGTCAGAATTTTTCTCTAAATACATGCCGGACACAAATACAAATGAAGCTCAAAATCTTTTCGCTACGACAGGTTTTCAAA gCCGAACTGAGCTAAATGTAGAAAGAA aaGCAACGTTGACACCTAAGCCAGCCGGTTGTTCTGTTGAATCTCAAACCGTCAGCCTTAAAGATACTGACGATCaaagtttgtattattatccaACGTGTACTCGGGTGAACCGATGTGG AGGTTGTTGCGCCCACGACTTATTGGGATGTCAACCGACCAAAGTCGAAACCCTCAACTTCGAA gtaTTAGTCTCACAGTATAATGATAAtggaaaattacaatttaaaggtcGAAAAACGGTGTCAATAGATCAACACTTGAAATGCAAGTGTGGATGCGTTGTTAAACCCGAA AATTGCACCCCTTTGCAAACGTATTACCCCAATGAATGTCGTTGTACGTGTAGCAATGAAGAAGACCGCGAGAAGTGTAACAAAGAATACGATTTAAAGCTATGGAATCCAGCGACTTGCACATGCCAATGTCGTGAAATAAAAGAATGTACTTCAGGATTTGCATTTGACTATAACACTTGCGG GTGTGAAGCTTTAAGAATTAGAATGAAAAACCCTGGTTATGAATTTAACAAAAACACGTATTCATTGGGAGGAACGTGA
- the LOC100570784 gene encoding LOW QUALITY PROTEIN: vascular endothelial growth factor A-like (The sequence of the model RefSeq protein was modified relative to this genomic sequence to represent the inferred CDS: inserted 1 base in 1 codon) has translation MLAIYAQLSVVCWSLSVTTCTESTVADDTGHPREIPLNVIMELNQVQNFSELFTKFMPDTNMNDAQKLFATTGFQNRNALDSEIKATLIPKAASCSVELQMISLKDIDDQSLYYYPMCTRVNRCGGCCGHDLLACRPTKIETLNFEVIVLQYNGLRKLEFKGRKSVSVDQHLMCQCGCVIEEENCAPLQVYNPDECFCMCTNEEDRQECNDEYGLRLWNSTTCTCQXSVTQECISGFDSYT, from the exons ATGTTGGCCATCTACGCGCAGCTGTCCGTCGTCTGTTGGTCGCTGTCCGTCACCACCTGTACCGAATCCACCGTCGCGGACGACACTGGACACCCGCGGGAA ATTCCTTTAAATGTCATAATGGAATTGAACCAAGTGCAAAATTTTTCAGAACTATTTACTAAATTCATGCCAGATACAAATATGAATGATGCTCAAAAACTTTTCGCCACGACAGGTTTCCAAA ATCGTAATGCACTGGACTCAGAAATAA AAGCAACGTTGATACCTAAAGCCGCAAGCTGTTCTGTTGAACTTCAAATGATCAGCCTCAAAGATATTGACGATCAAAGTTTATATTACTATCCAATGTGCACCCGAGTGAACCGATGTGGAGGTTGCTGCGGCCACGATTTATTGGCATGTCGACCCACCAAAATTGAAACCCTCAACTTCGAA GTAATTGTCTTACAATACAACGGATTGaggaaattagaatttaaaggTCGAAAATCGGTGTCAGTAGACCAACATTTGATGTGCCAGTGCGGTTGTGTCATTGAAGAAGAA AATTGCGCACCCTTACAAGTATATAATCCCGACGAATGTTTTTGTATGTGTACAAATGAAGAAGATCGCCAAGAGTGTAATGATGAGTATGGGTTAAGACTGTGGAATTCAACAACTTGCACATGCC TGAGTGTAACTCAGGAATGTATTTCAGGATTTGACAGTTACACTTGA
- the LOC100167374 gene encoding PDGF- and VEGF-related factor 1-like precursor, which yields MIAGTLVAVVSCWSLFVAAAAKHGSNARSVHSDGDLVRRYSTSSAGGEYCCSGQSSSTADVVADDTANLGEIPLNVIMELNQVTNVSELFNKYMPDTDMDEAQRRFITTGFQSRTVVNLERKAAFIPKPASCSIGSQTISLKDTDDRSLYYFPSCTRVDRCGGCCSHDLLACQPTKIETLHFEVLVSQYNGEGKLEFKGRKTVAIDRHLKCKCGCVIKEENCGPLQIYNAKECLCKCSNEDEEEKCNDEHNLKQWNSMTCKCECREIKECTSGYGFDNYTCGCEPIRIRTKNTGGTQLNRNKYSLVVS from the exons ATGATCGCCGGCACGCTGGTGGCCGTCGTCAGCTGTTGGTCGCTGTTCGTTGCCGCCGCCGCCAAACACGGTTCCAACGCGCGTTCGGTGCACTCGGACGGAGACCTCGTTCGGCGGTACAGCACCAGTTCTGCCGGCGGTGAATATTGCTGCTCCGGACAATCCTCGTCAACCGCAGACGTCGTTGCTGACGACACCGCGAATCTGGGAGAG ATTCCATTGAATGTTATAATGGAACTGAACCAGGTAACAAATGTTTCAGAACTATTCAACAAATATATGCCAGATACTGATATGGATGAAGCTCAAAGACGTTTTATCACAACAGGTTTTCAAA GTCGTACTGTGGTAAACTTGGAAAGAA AAGCAGCGTTTATACCTAAGCCGGCAAGTTGTTCTATTGGAAGTCAAACGATCAGCCTTAAAGACACTGACGATCGAAGTTTGTATTATTTCCCTTCGTGCACGCGAGTAGACCGTTGCGGAGGATGTTGCAGTCACGACTTATTGGCCTGTCAACCGACTAAAATCGAGACACTCCACTTCGAA gtaTTAGTGTCGCAGTACAACGGAGAAGGGAAATTAGAATTCAAAGGTAGAAAAACGGTGGCAATTGACCGACATTTGAAATGCAAGTGTGGATGCGTCATTAAAGAAGAA AACTGTGGCCCATTGCAGATATATAATGCTAAAGAATGTCTCTGTAAGTGCAGCAACGAAGATGAAGAAGAGAAGTGTAACGACGAACACAATTTAAAGCAATGGAACTCAATGACATGCAAGTGCGAATGTCGTGAAATCAAAGAATGTACTTCAGGATACGGATTTGACAATTATACTTGCGG GTGTGAACCCATAAGAATAAGAACAAAAAATACTGGTGGTACTCAATTGAACAGAAACAAATATTCATTAGTAGTTTCATGA